A window of Aquibium oceanicum genomic DNA:
CAAGGCGAGCTCCGGCTATTCCCGCACGGCGATCGCCAATAATGCGAGCCTCAGCGTCGACAATCTCGACGTCGAGGGGGTGTTTGATGACGAGGCGATCACCGAAGAGGAACTGCGCGCTGGGCTGTTCGATCAGGCTGAGGTGCGCATTTTTCTCGTCAACTGGGCCGATCAGTCCATGGGCGCGCTGCGCATGCGCCGCGGCTGGTTCGGCGAGGTGGTGCTGACCGAGCAGGGCGTCTTCCGGACCGAGCTACGCGGCATGACACAGGCGCTCTCCCAGCGCATCGGCGAGCTCTACAGCCCGGAATGCCGCGCCGATCTCGGCGACCCGCGCTGCAAGGTGCCGATCCATCCGCCCGAGATCCAGCGTTCGACGTCCTATGCCGTCGGCGACACCGTCCGCGTGCGTACCTCCTCGGCGCTCGCGACGATCGGGATTCCCTTCGTCAATCCTGGCTTCGATGCAGGTGATTTCTCCGGGTGGACTGTCGCCTCCGGCTCGGTCGCCGCCAAGACCACGAGCGGCGCGCTTGGCCCGAAGACAGGCACGCATTTCCTCGAAGGCGGCAATGTCGCGAGCTTCGAGCTGCGCCAGACCGTCGATCTCTCCCATGTTCTCGATGAGCCCATCCTCGATGCCGGCGACTACCGCCTGACCGTCGGCGGCTGGCGGGCCAATGGCGGCGGCAACACCGTCGATCAGGGACGGCTGCGCGTGCAGCTGCTCGATGAATTGGGCGCCGTGCTCGCCACCCCGCTTGACACCGGCAATGAGGCGATGACCGGCGTCTGGACGCTCCGCCAGGTCGCCGACGCGCTAGTTCCCTCGGGCACGCGGCAGCTGCGCGTCATATTCAACGGCACGAGGGTCAACGGCTCGGTGTGCAATGCCGCACTCGACGCAGTCAGCGGGTTTTTCACCGACACGACGACGGGTGTCGGCACGGCGGCCGTGTTCGAGAACCGCATCTACCGCTGCGTCGGCGCGGGTACGACGGCTGCTGACCAGCCAGCCTACGAAACTTCCGTCGGCCAGCAGACCACCGACGGAACGGCCGTTTTTGCGGCCTTGGAGTCGTGGAGCCGGGCCGGAATCGTCACCGATGTCGTCGACCGGGCGGTGTTCACGGCTACGATCGACGAGCCGCGCGCGAGTGACGGCTGGTTCGCCGGCGGCGTGCTGACCTGGGAGAGCGGGCCCAATGCCGGACGCTCGATCGAGGTGAAAGCGTGGACCCAGGCGTCGGGCCGCGCCGAGCTGTTCCTCCCCATGGGTTACGCGATCCGGGTCGGCGACCTCTTCCGCATCCATCCCGGCTGCGACAAGCGCCTCGACACCTGCATCGCCCGCTTCGCCAACGTCCTCAACTTTCGCGGCGAGCCCTACGTGCCGGGTCAGGACGCCATGATGAGCTATCCCGATGCCCGCTGAGATCATCATCTCTGAGGCCGTCACACCCGAGGCGGTCGTCACCGAGGCCCGCGGCTGGCTTGGCGTTCCCTGGCGGCATCAGGGGCGCACGCGTTCGGGCATCGACTGCGTCGGGCTGGTGGTTTGCGTCGCCCGGGCGCTGCACCTGTCTGACTATGACAGCACCGGCTACAGCCGCCGCGCGCAGGGACAGGGTTTCGTGGAGCATTTTCGCGGGAACATGGACGGTATCGCCATCCTGGAAGCCCGCCCCGGCGACGTGATCGTCTTCGCCGATCAGGCCTATCCCTGCCATTGCGGCTTCCTGACCGAGCGGCTCGGCCATCCCCATCTGCTGCACGCCCATGCGACCCGCAGGCAGGTGATCGAAGAGCCCTATGCCGGCGAATGGCCGGAGAAGATCAAGTTCGCCTTTCGCTTTCGCCATTCCGGATCCTGATTTCTCATGGCCATCCTCGTCGCAGTAGGCGGCGCCGCGCTCGGCTCCGCTGTCGGTCTCGGCTGGCAAGCCGGCTGGCTGGTGGGCTCGGTGGTCGGCAGCCTCTTGTTTCCCGCCAAGGGACAGAACGTCACGACCGAGGGTCCGCGGCTGGGCGATCTGACCGTCTCGTCCTCCGCCTACGGCGCATCGATCCCGATCGGCTACGGCACGCTGCGCATGGCCGGCAACATGATCTGGTCGTCGGGGATCCGCGAGCAGCAGAACGTCACCCGGACCCGCTCAGGCGGCAAGGGAGGCGGCGGGCGCAGCACCCAGACCTCGATCAGTTATTCCTATTTTGCGTCCTTCGCGCTGAGCTTCGGCGAGGGCCCGGCCGAGGACGTGCTGCGCATATGGGCCGACGGCAAGCTGATCTATGACAAGACCGGATCGAGCCCCGACGTCGCCAAACCCAATCTGCGCTTCCGCTTGCATCGCGGCAGCGAGAGCCAATTGCCGGATCCGCTGATCGAAGCTCATGTGGGCGCCGGTCGCGCACCAGCCCATCGCGGGCTCTGCGTGATCGTATTCGAGGAT
This region includes:
- a CDS encoding DUF2163 domain-containing protein, producing the protein MTTLATCWRITRVDGREFFFTDHDRDLVFDGDVYKASSGYSRTAIANNASLSVDNLDVEGVFDDEAITEEELRAGLFDQAEVRIFLVNWADQSMGALRMRRGWFGEVVLTEQGVFRTELRGMTQALSQRIGELYSPECRADLGDPRCKVPIHPPEIQRSTSYAVGDTVRVRTSSALATIGIPFVNPGFDAGDFSGWTVASGSVAAKTTSGALGPKTGTHFLEGGNVASFELRQTVDLSHVLDEPILDAGDYRLTVGGWRANGGGNTVDQGRLRVQLLDELGAVLATPLDTGNEAMTGVWTLRQVADALVPSGTRQLRVIFNGTRVNGSVCNAALDAVSGFFTDTTTGVGTAAVFENRIYRCVGAGTTAADQPAYETSVGQQTTDGTAVFAALESWSRAGIVTDVVDRAVFTATIDEPRASDGWFAGGVLTWESGPNAGRSIEVKAWTQASGRAELFLPMGYAIRVGDLFRIHPGCDKRLDTCIARFANVLNFRGEPYVPGQDAMMSYPDAR
- a CDS encoding C40 family peptidase encodes the protein MPAEIIISEAVTPEAVVTEARGWLGVPWRHQGRTRSGIDCVGLVVCVARALHLSDYDSTGYSRRAQGQGFVEHFRGNMDGIAILEARPGDVIVFADQAYPCHCGFLTERLGHPHLLHAHATRRQVIEEPYAGEWPEKIKFAFRFRHSGS